The genomic DNA GTCAAAGATGTCATTCTTTCGACCTAAACGCGTTCCCGTTTGTGAATCCTTCGCTCGACGCGGTCCCACCGCCAGGGACGGCGATCTGCCGCGGTGTTGCGATCGCGGCTGAAACGGTAAACTGTTCGCGGCGTTGAACCGATGACGATCCCGCGACGAGACCCCCCGATGAGCGACCTGCCCAACTGCCCACAATGCGATTCCGAATACACTTATGAAGACGGGATCCTTTTGATCTGTCCGTCCTGCGCTCACGAATGGGCGGCAAACGAAGCGTCGGTGGACACCGAACAAGAGTCGGGAGTGCGCGATGCCAACGGCAATCCGTTGCAGTCGGGAGAC from Rosistilla carotiformis includes the following:
- a CDS encoding zinc ribbon domain-containing protein YjdM, coding for MSDLPNCPQCDSEYTYEDGILLICPSCAHEWAANEASVDTEQESGVRDANGNPLQSGDTVTVIKDLKVKGTSLVVKVGTKVKNIRIVEGDHDIDCKIDGVGAMQLKSEFVKKA